A region of the Ranitomeya variabilis isolate aRanVar5 chromosome 5, aRanVar5.hap1, whole genome shotgun sequence genome:
CCCCACCCAAGGACTGCTTTGGGTCGTCCAATGgtctgtgtccctcaatgaggtgaaggagaaacagggatttttgtgtactccttttctctgagccgctcattgagggacacagcacccaccctgttagctttTTGGCTTGTGCTTGTTTTCTTTAGTCAGATGTGTTGTACTCTGATATGATGTttatgatctcctactgcttttgcactgaactggttctctgggagccagcttgagggtgtatgctgcagaggaggggctaactttctttgtattcacttagtgtcagcctccttgtgacagcagcataacacccatggtttgtgtcccccaatgagcggcttggagaaaaggattttacggtgagtacacaaaaatccctgttttttatTCCTTCACAtgttattaccagagggtataggttttctgcaggattctagtactatttccttaaaaatgccccatttatgttcggtatccccagttaccatgacattGTCCCAGTCCatacgattaagctcttcccttaatttgttgaaattagctttcttaaagttccaggttttggctGGAAAGTTCTGGAGCAAACACCTCACAGTGGCTTTATACCCAATTTGTCATTCCAAAGAACAATAGTAAATGTATCCTGAGTGTGTATGAATACAGAAACGTTTTCCACCCAACTCTTATATCAATAGCATCATACTGATAGACAGTATGCCAGCATAAGATATTGTGACCCATGGAAACAACACATTTAGGCCTCATGAATACACGGTAAGTGCTGTATGGATGCACACAGAGTCCGCATGGATATATAGGGCACATTAAATAATGACTCCACGAATTAACATTCTTTTCACACTTTTACCGCCAAAGTATCAATTCTTCTGGCTGAAATCAAATACCGGTATATGATTTCACATTACTGCTTGGCAGACAGTAAAGATTAACGTGTTTAAagctttttttaatatatatacaagCTCTATaaacaaaaaatacacaaattGAAGTCTATCATCATAATAAAATACATGAAAATTAACAGAGTGCAAGGTATGATGCATGTGGATGTGGTTTGGACTGTGAAGAACATATCACTATCTCAGTTAAATATGATAATAGTAATTGCTTTCGCTTGATACAAAATAGTTACAAATTAAGAGTCTCAAGTAAAGCCCCCGATCCACACTAGAACGTTCTCGATGAACTTGTATGAGGAAAAATATCAATCCAGCATTTTTAGCTTCCGATCATAGAGTCTAACGGAGATAAGCTTCCGCTGGTCTGGCGACTGCTCTCTCATAGGGAAGGCTGAGTGCTTCTGAGTATGTGAGAGATGGCTGCCAGAAAAACCATCAGCTGAACCATCGttcagccgacagccatctaatggcGGCCTTAAGGGATATAGCAGTATCACCAAGTCATACCTGGTGATCAGGTTACATTCCTCTTTCCCAATGTGGGACAGGAAGTATAGCGTATATATTACTTATTATACGATGGCGCAGACTGAGATTCTCTCCTTCATAGCCTTGTCTGAAGGTAGAAAATAGTTTTCTACAGACTGGTCATAGTCCGAGCCTTGGCCGTTACACTGCTCTACTCAAGTACCACGCCGATCTTTCTCCATGAATCTCTCCTGTTCAGCATCATCATGATCTGCAGCTCCCTTATAGCTTAATACTATATTAGCAGCCCTTTATTCTCCAACAAATGTATGGTCATATATTCAGTTCTTAAACATGTCACAAAGGAGCTTTTCCATGGGGGTGTTCCCAATGGTACGGTGGAAAAACAGAAGCTCAATGCGTTCGGAAGAAATAAATCGGAGAGATGGAGAAAGGAGAAGTAGTTTTCCAAATCTGATGGAGAATAAAATATTAGGAGTTAGATGTCGATAGGTATGTAGAGTTAGAAGATATAACATGAGATTCTTTTTATGTAGCAGATCTCATCTCTAAGGTCTAGTGAATGAAGATTTGAGCCACACATCTCGCTTAAGTTGATCAGTACATTAAAGAAAGTATGGATTCATTGACATATTAGTTACCTAACGGGCTGGGTTGGATAATGACTTCTTGTATGTTGAGCCAACATCATCTGAGATTGATCTTGCAGGTTTTCTATTTGTTCAGGGTCTTTTAGGCCTCTTGTCTCTAAAATACAAAAATGGTATTTGGTGTTAAATTACAGTTTGTAAATTAACAAACATACACCGTTCCTGGGCTGTCCAGGACTTGATAAgagtaactttattttttcataaatcaacagtaaaatatgaaaataaacaattttgtAATATGCTGTATCTTATCTGAGAAATTTACTTTCTCCTCCTAGATTGATTGTTTACTCTTAATTCATGAGTAATATCTGTATTGTCCCATTATTGAGATAGTAGATGACAAATGTTGCTTTTAAAGGGGTTGGCCggcccaaatcaataagtctgtggtcactctgtgtgactgcagactttttaatccccccagtgcacgcactgtgCGATGCGAGGATTCACCAGTTTCCAGCTTTGGGCCCGGAGAGCATGCATGAGTTATACATGCTCCCGGCCAGTGGccatggcctcgctccatacacttgtcagCCAGCCGCATCACTAgagtacaagtgtatggagcgaggtcgcgcccactggccgggagtatgtctAACCCATACATACCCTCCAATCCCAAGTTGGAAACTGACAAATCCTCACAGTGCATGTGTCGGGGGGATTCAGAAGTGTGCAGTCACACATAGTGACTATAGACTTATTAattttgaccagacaacccctttaaggttcgaTAGAGAGGGGAAGGCAgggggagctagagacagacacaaccttctgctgcaagttctcctgaaacaattGTTACTGTTCTCCATAGACTATGAGCACTAATTGTCATCACCTACCTCGGTAAGGGGAAATAGTCACTGAATACAGTTTTTACGATGAATTAGAAAATGAAAGATCAGTCATGAAAGAAACATATTTCTCTATAAGATACATTCAAGTTTCTTATTGTCACATGTACTATTGATAAGTGTAAGAAAAATGTAAATGATGTTAACTCTTTAAAGTAAATCGGTCAtcagaatctgagagcagcataaattAGGGTCAGAGCCCCTTATTCCACCAGTGTGTCACTTAACAGGTTTAATAATCTGACAAAACAGTAAACCTGCTGCCACGTGGTCCTCTGTATTCATAACCcgtcccccaccactgattggcagtcttctgtatacactgtgcatcagCACAAGATCTTGGAGATCGGGTATTTCACAGATTTTTAGTTTTCATTTTTTGCACTAAATCTGGCACATGTGAGTATACCCTAATTGCTTCAGGAAACTTGATGAGGAAAGACATGTATCCCATAGAAAGGAAGGTAGGAGGAAGAGACCCCAAAAAGTTGCAGTTCATTTGCAATGAAGGGCATAGGGAAACTACGCACACTATTTAGTAATTCATTGCACATTCTCCTCACTGCTAAAATCCAGTTAACAGTAATCATATTGAATCCATAATTGGGATCTTCTCTTTCATTAATCAATATTTGCCAAAGCAGTTCCCCAAAAATAAAATGATCACAGGTGGTCTGGTGGCAGAGACCCCAAAATAcctgttatttttttaaaaagtgtgtTTTTGTGCGCTTCATATAACGCAGACTTCCTGGGTCTTTTAGAGTTTACGGTTTGTAGCTAATGGATGCGTGGCCAAACCATTGGGCCGCCTTCTTATCTCAAAATTCTCTACCAGTATTGGAAAATGAATCTTTGTAATAGACAGCCCTTATAATGCGGAACATGAATGTTACTAAGAGTTTAGAGAAATATATCGGGCTGTAGATTCTTGAAATTAACGGATATAAATTTTGTGTGTGCTCTTTTTGTATCCACTGAGGGGTGTCCATTGAGTTAATGACAACCTTCCTATAGGATGTGGTTTTATACAAAGAACTCTGCAGTATCCCAACAACCAGGGTCCATATTATGGTGTACATACAAAGAAGGGATTGGGCCAAATGTCAATTCTAACGGTCAAGATTTTAGTGCTTCCAATATCTCAAAACAAGTGGACAGGTCCACATGAAATGGTATAAATGGTCGGTTATAAAAAAAGATATCACTGCTATATAGTATATTGGTAGAACAATAAAATGACTAACCTGGCTTAAAAAGGAGCACCGCCTTCATGCAAGCAAACTCTGTTGGGTCAACACAAAGGGACTTAAATCGACTGATTGTTTCTTGAAAGATTCGAATGTCCACACTGGAGGAGACAGATTTCCCATGGACATTGGAAGAGAGGTCAGGCACAGACAGTAAAGGACAGCTCTCAAGGGGCATTGACCATTGGATAGCACACAGCAAGAACAGCTCACACCATGCTTCCTCCAGCAAAATGACCTACACAAATAAGATCAGATTTGATACAAAGTATCTTTCTAATTGTTCAGTTTCTTATTTAAGAAAAGTGTTTAGAAAATTTACCAAGAAACCCATAAGGGGAAATACATTTTATCTGGTTGGAGTGAATTTATTTCTTTTGTTatggcattaaagggaatctgtcatgttccCAAACACCTAAGCTGCAGATATTTGATTAATCTACAGATTAATAGCATTACAATGTTGTCTTGACCATCTTACTGAATACGCAGCTACCGAgataacgtgctcagataaggtgttatctgaaatGCTAACCAGCGTATGCTTgagtcccagcggctgcatgtcttgcggctgttcgacagccgcaacacatgcaggagcggggattcaaacatatttttcaaacacgccaaagacactcggttagcacatgagcatgctcagataacaccttagcctataacaccttatccaagcatgttcactcatcactaacagTTAACAGTTAACTTTATTCCTTCTGGGATGCGCCAGCTTTCAGTCTCAGAGATGCCAGCTTTCAGTCTCAGAGATGTGCACAGCGCAGCTACAGTCATCACTCAGTATATTATGAGCAGCGGTTGTGACACGGCCCGGCAGTTTGAGTGACCGATGAACTGCTCCTTGAACTGTCAAAGTGCCAGGGCTTACAGTAGCCGGTCTGGGCACACTCTGACTGAAAAGCAGCATTTCctggaagaataaagttaattttctcctggtagccgTGCTTTCAGTAACACAGCattgtaacgctattaacctgcagatgttgGGTTATTCTGCAGGCTAATAGCATCTGGGGACACAAGCAGTTCCCTTTTAAATGTGATCATGGGCATGGTACCTACATGTTCTTCTGCCAACTAGCCATACCTTGCTGTCATAAAATATGGACTTCTACTCTTCTGATAAGTCATCTATAAGGTAAGTGCACTGTCATTTCCTTGCTTTCAGTGCTCTTATGACAAAGTGTGATGAGAGAATGGATAGCGTATAGGGCAACCACAGGATTCTCATCCATATTACTTTGTCTCTTGAGTGGTGTTCTACAACATTATGAGTGGTCTTCAGGAAGACAAGACTGGGGCAGGACTGGGCTGGCCTTTCTTCTTGTATAAATTTATACCCTTAGGTCGGTGTCATACacccagtttctttttttttttttttttgcgtacatGAAATACCGAAAAATTTTCATTGTGGTTTTGGATCAAGTTttattcatcagtgtttggtcactgggtcggtttttaccattagtgtcatcagtttttttcgtgtgtgacaaaaaaaaaagttatagttcagGAAACCTTCAAGTAAAATACAGACGGCGCACTATCAGCTTGCAGTCcgagtttttcactgacccatagacttgcatgagcGAGTTTGAGCTGTGGCTAGGATCAGAATTGAACACGTCATGTCTCCGTTATGCTTTTATTGCGGACactctttgcaaaaaaaaaaaaacagaaaaaacccctgCACCATGGAATATAATGGGTATGtcttctatctgtgaaaaacattgaTTACAACCGTACAAGAAAATTGGATGTGTGAAGGAGAGTAGACCTTAATCATATGGATTGCTTCCATCACTGAAGTGCAGACTTCAATACTGCCAgcttcatattttatttttttaacaaattaaaGAACCAAGGAGATCTGAACTAACATGGACTTTATTACGCTCATATCTTCCTCTACACACATGGAAATGTAATCTATTGTGATTTATGATTAAAAAAAGCCATATGCATGCTAACGCTGTCTATAGGAAACATCTattctgaaaaaataatttttctctaGTAATCCTCACTCTTCCTACATTCATATTTTATTAACAGTTTTTATTTTTCTGAATGTAATAGGACTTTGTGTAACTGGTGACTTACCTGATCCCTGAATGGAAGGTTAGAAAAGACTGGGAGGTTCTTGGCCCATTTAACTGCCATAAAGAGAAGCCGAGCAGAGGTTTCATACACCCCATCTGGACTGGATGTGATGAATGCCGACATCTGAAAGTCACTAGGTGTACGTTCGGGCTCATTACTTGTAACATCAATATTCTCATCGGCTGCAATAAAAGATAATGGGAAGCGATAAGCTGGCGTGATCTCGCCATTCATGATAGCTTTTCACTTCAAACATGCAGTAAATCGGTGCTTAAATACATTCTCCTACAGAAAAAATCCACAGCAATGTTACAGAATTTTTCTTTATATGTAAAAACTCAACATGGGATAATCGCCAATAGCTATTTACATCTATATCATCTGTTGGGTACATgtcatgagtagagttgagcaaatttgttcggattcggttccGAATATGATCGGCATCAAATATTGTTTTTGCACTATTCGTCGAACGTCTTTAGAGTCAATGGGAATAGAATTTACTGAATATGTTCAGAACCAATCATCAAACATACATtcagcacaaatagggtaccaatatggcacaaatatggtaAATTCTGATTCGGTGACCAAATTCGaccaaattcactcaactctagtcatgAGTTCAGACATCATCCATATGAATAGCTCTGGGAAATTTCAGACATCTATGTGGACATTGGTCAATCCATTTTGTTTAATTGGTAATTTAGTAACACCCAAATCCTAGTCCTACTAAATATTGAATTCTCACACACATACCTTCTTCTGGTTCAAGTTTGGCACATGTTTCTGCCGTCATCAGGCTGGCCATAAATCTGTGGTTGTGGGGTGGACTTAAAGTTCCTGCTACTGAAATGGGAACAGGAGTCCGCAAATTGTTTCCTTGTGGACACGGTGGGGGAGGCTCTCGAGTTGTAGCCAAGTGATCAGCACGGTTCTCGGTGTTCAGGTCGATACTGTCTAAGCGAATCTGAGCTGTACTGCGAGGCTGGCGCTCATTCTGCACTGCTAAAAATATAGATCAACAGAATAAGCGCAAAGCGATAGAAGAGCCGGCAGCGAGAACAGTAACAAATTAATCTTTCTAATCCCACCATACTACCACAAAGATATAAGAGAAATAAGAACTTACCATCTTTGTTCATGCCTGTTTGAAGACACTTCTTAAGCCGGCAAGCCTGGCACTGATTTCTGTGTGCTTTATCTACTGGACACATTCCTGTTCCAGCCTGACATCTGTCATGTGACAGAAAGCAAAAATTAATTTCATGGTTGCCCATCATGCTTCAATAGATGGATGGATGTGTGGATAGATGGATATATGGATGGAAACAAAAATggaagcagcactccaaaaatagTCCAATATAATTATAGGACTTTAATGGCCCATGTGGGACAATTCAGCTAATggtgttaactagtgatgagcgaatatactcgttactcgagctgctgcaataaaaactaaatctccgagtactaaaaaatactcggaggacccctgagcatgctcgagaagagcatgctcaggggtcctccgagtattttttagtgctcggagatttagtttttattgcagcagctgaatgatttacatctgttagccagcataagtacatgtggggattccctagaaaccaggcaacccccacatgtacttatgctggctaacagatgtaaaacattcagctgctctaataaaaactaaatctccgagcactaaaaaatactcggaggacacccgagtgtgctcgggaaatttcACTAgtgtgaacctttctcaagcaCACTACACTATTAACTGAAACGTTGCTACATGGGCCATTAAAGTCCTATAGTTTGCACTATTTTGGGGACCTGCTTCCATATTTTGTTTCTACTATTCAGGGTACACCTATGCATGGGAAgctttgcactttcattttttccgccctttttctagatagataatagatacagagaGATATTCCAAAAGATTTTTAGAGCAATATATGAACTGTATTGTTGGCATAATGTGCAGATTTCCCTTTATGAAAAACATAGGAGTGGCTAATGCTTACGGCCACAAATACACTTAAAGTTTAATGTCCCACTATGATGCAGCTCAATGTGTAAATATTGTCCACAGATATTTGATAAGAGCTTGATTATAGCTGGTTATAGAAGTACTGATCAGATGTCATTAATATTTAATTAGATATCAATATTGTGAAGTAGATCAATGTTGTACATATCTCACAAGGAAATGACCCATCCATCTGATGCTGCAGCAGGGTAATCAGTGGAACATAAGCCTAAATGGGACTAATGCACCATTAATACTAAACTGTACAGAGAAAATAATGTTGTAGTTGTGGATTTTGTATTTAAAACCGTTTCCATCACTGCAGTTAATTGCTTTGTTGGCATATTGTCAATTGATTCATTATCACAAATGATCAGTTTCAGTCTTTTGAATCTTTAAGCAAAACATCTGATATTGGAAGATAACCAATTGGATTGGAACCTGAAGATATCCCATGTTCTAAAGTTGCCTTTAAGTGATGATGTTAATGTGGCACCACAGATTATGACTTTACCAAACCCTTTCCTGATCTGTGATTGTAACCTACCGGTAGATAAGTTTTCGGCGGACACTTCTCTTGAAGAATCCACTGCAACCATTGCAAGCAAAGATGCCATAGTGTTTTCCACTGCTGCTGTCCCCACATACTCGGCACAGGAGTGCTGAGCTCGGCGCAGGTCCTGGCGCAGGACTAGGAACtgcaagaataaagttacattccaAACTCTACTATGTTTGTGTTTTTATGCTCTTCATTGCAGATATCACTTTTTGCGATGATCAAATTTAGAGCAAATTGAGGACAAACTTTATGATAAAATCTGCATATAGCggaattttgctgcagatttgctgccaaaattttttttacaatagTCTACATGTGCAGCTACTATAACAATGATTACTATTGAACAAAACTTGGTAAAATAAATTATATTTACTATAGATTAGATGGCGTAAACACTAATGTATCACGAGCACAAAAAAATCTACGGTATTAACTGCAGAAAACTAGTAATGAATTCTTACCTGACTGACTGTCTTCTGCGCTGGTACTAAGCACAGATCCAGTTGGTGAACTCATTTCACCTTACGTTCTAGAATAGTTCCTTATATGATTCTCCTGTTATCAGGTTGTACGATCCCCTTCAGCCCCAGAGGTGTGAGCAGAGACCCTCTGACTTTTGAATTCTCTTTCTCTTGTTTTAAGCAGAATAATCTATGGAACAACTTATCCCTTGCTATGCGGCAAAACACAAAATCCAAGAAGGGGATGATGCTACAGGATAGATACAATAAGGATGGAGAGGTTTATCTTTCTCTTGGTCCTTGCCTCTTTCAGGACTTTTCTTAGGGCCTGGAGATTAGCTTTTAACGCTGTGTAAGCAGATGTCTATTGTCATCCTCTTACTATACCATCTAAGAGAAGGTGGAGCCATCATCATCTCTACCCCTATGGAGACCTGTCTATTCCATTTCATGGTTTTTTGAAATTCAGTGGGTTTTAATCTCAACCTGATCTTTTCATCATATAATGCATATCAGTTACACTAGAAAAAAAATTGTATGATGTGAGATGTCACCTTTTGGTGGGTGACTGGGTTTTGGGAAAATCATTATTAATATTGCAATACTCTGAAGGCAACATTTTCCAGACTCTTTCCACACTGATGTGATATGAAGATTATTTACCAAGTTACAAGTTTATGAAAAAAAACCTATATTCATatctaacctttttttattattacctATACATGGTAGACTAAAAAGGGGAGGGGTATCTCCTTCTATTTTCCAGACTCGTaaaggatgggggatttattgacaACTTGCAAACCTCCTGACAATGTGCAACTGTAACAGGACAATTGGCTCAGATGGGGAGGTATGCGCTTCTTGGCTTCAAAAAAGgaattcacatccctgcctagctAGTACAGGAAGACCCCCTGTGGATCCAAACCATGCAGACTAAATGCTTTGTTGAGTCACCTATGATTTGATAAGCAGGATATGGACTTATCGGACTTCCTGGTGACACACCagttacatttttgagatctctTGAATTGACCAAAAGCCTTTTAGGGTCTTGATCCGTTCTACATCACAGGGTGGGGAGATACGTAGAATGGCTAGTAAAAGCTAGTAGAAATGCTGTTTGGTCTCAAAATGTAGCAGGGGCATGGCCGAATCTTATGACACCAAAACCGCCTCTCTAGGAATGTCCATTAAGAAGTTATGACCCATGTtaagttttggagtttttagctgctagaaACAAGCAGATGGggtttaggttcagcccagagggcaggaggggagtgacccaaagggaATAAAGGCTAGTGTAAGGTCATGTGGTCTCTCTCTCTGCTATGCTTGCGCTTCACTTAAAAAGTGGGGGGCCATGTTGAGTAAGGTGCTGTGAAGGACCTAGGAATCAGCTGGCAGACCATGCATATCTTACCATTGTACAGTTGAAGCCAGAAGTTTACaaacttttgactttacagtaagGAATAAAGatgtcttaaaacattctccctctccctcattattctggcatttggcagatATTAGTAATTATGatgatcctaattgacctaaaacgggaaaggttaattctgatttcatgtcggatattgagaaaaacattcatatgtgtttttttttatatagcatatgtaaacttctggtttcaactgtaagctGCCACCGTGTCAGAAAAGCATCATTTCTCAGTACCACTAATGTTAGAGATATATTTCATGCAATTTGGCTTTTAAATTCCTGATGATCTTTATTAGCCTTGAAAAGGTAGGTGCGACCTACAAACcttgatcagttacaccagttctaTCAGGATGAACGGGCCTAAATTcctaccaactattgtgagaagcttgtggaaggatatcccaaacgtttgaaccaagttattcagtttaagggcaatggtaccaaatactaatgaaatgtatgtaaacttttgactttgcagtaagtaataaaaatgccttaaaacattttctctctctcattattctggcatttggcaaatattaataattatggtaataataactgacctaaaatgggagaggtttattctgattttatgtcagatattgagaaaaacatgcatatattttttttatatagtgtatgtaaacttctggtttcaaatgtATATGTATAactatcctgtatatagtgtattgtctagtgttcccttaaggcaattaaatatataatttaatacTGCGTTGCTCTTCTTTCTCTATCCATAAATCTGCACTTCCGCTTCTcagcttaactttccatgctactggggctggtttctggcccaatatatactgtgttccaaattattatgcgaattggatttaagtgtcttaaagatttaattgttttgtttttccaataaactcgtggatggtattgtgtctcagggctcaatgaatcactgaaatcaatcttaaacacatgtgataattagttttccaggtgattctaattaaagggaaactactcaaaaatgatgttccacattattatgcaggtcacaggtttcaagcaatatgggaaataaaaaggatctctctgctgctgaaaagcgttaaatagtgcaatgccttggacaaggtatgaaaaaattagatatttcacaaaaacttaagagtgatcatctaactctgatgagatttgtgactgaaacagagcacagacagagttcatgcaaataaaggcataatgaggaagttttctgccagacaaattcactggattaagagagcagctgccaaaataccattacaaagcagcaaacagttatttgaagctgctggtgcgtctggagtccctcgaacctcatggtgtaggatccttcaaaggcttgctgtggtgcataaacctactattcggccagtcctaaacagtgttcacaagcagaaacggttgcagtgggcccagacatacatgaagactaattttcaaacagtcttgtttactgatgagtgtcgagcaaccctggacggtccagatggatggagtagtggatggttggtggatggccaccatgtcaaaacaaggctgcgacgtcagcaaggaggtggaggagtcatgttttgggctggaatcatggggaaccagctggtagagccctttaaggttcctgaaggtgtgaaaatgacctcagcaaagtatatagagtttctgactgacaactttcttccatggtctaaaaagcagaaacgtgccttcaggaacaaaatcatcttcgtgcatgacaatgaatacctctgagtaattggctgctatgggcataaatggagataaactcatggtgtggccaccatcttcccctgacctcaaccctatagcgaacctttggaggatcagcaaacaaaagatctatgagggtgggaggcagttcacatcaaaacagcagctctgggaggctgttctgacttcatgcaaagaaatacaagcagaaactctccataaactcacaagttcaatggatgcaagaattgtgaaggtgaaatcaaagaagggctcctatgttatcatgtaacttggcctgttaggaggttttggagttaaatagcttttttgttcagtgactgtgacctcctaatgctgcaaattccacaaatgagcattttcagttcttttaaacatatcaaatgtttagaaatactattgtgcgtaataatttggaacagtgcattttgagtttttattcattttggagattatactgttatcattgggaggtttcttcaataaaattcgatgtatactctaacgggtgattacttttattagactgactgtcatttgcactgaccatttaggaaaatccgagaaaaatttcatttgcataataatttggaacatagtgtagaccaGTTAATGGACTGTacttacaggggttggacaaaataatggaaacacctaacattttggcataataatcttcgaacatgttataaacatgcaaaccgtgacatatggtaatgttttgtagttgattatttgtgttatgtgatatg
Encoded here:
- the NR2E3 gene encoding photoreceptor-specific nuclear receptor — protein: MSSPTGSVLSTSAEDSQSVPSPAPGPAPSSALLCRVCGDSSSGKHYGIFACNGCSGFFKRSVRRKLIYRCQAGTGMCPVDKAHRNQCQACRLKKCLQTGMNKDAVQNERQPRSTAQIRLDSIDLNTENRADHLATTREPPPPCPQGNNLRTPVPISVAGTLSPPHNHRFMASLMTAETCAKLEPEEADENIDVTSNEPERTPSDFQMSAFITSSPDGVYETSARLLFMAVKWAKNLPVFSNLPFRDQVILLEEAWCELFLLCAIQWSMPLESCPLLSVPDLSSNVHGKSVSSSVDIRIFQETISRFKSLCVDPTEFACMKAVLLFKPETRGLKDPEQIENLQDQSQMMLAQHTRSHYPTQPVRFGKLLLLSPSLRFISSERIELLFFHRTIGNTPMEKLLCDMFKN